Genomic DNA from Pirellulales bacterium:
CCAATGCGATCCAGCGTATTCGCCAGACTGTTGACCTGCGTTGCCGCCCTCGGCCTGATTGCGACCGCTGCGACGGACGCAGGCGCACAAGCAACGCCGAAAGCCAAGGCGAAAGCCGCGGCGGCCGCCGCGCCTGCCAAAGCCAAGCCCGCGACACCAACCGCAGCCGTTAAGAACGAGCCGGGTAAGTCGGCCCCGGCCCTGAAAAAGATCGACCCGCTCGATTGGCCGAACTGGCGTGGCCCCGAGCAAAACGGCATCTCTCGTGAGACCGGTTTGCCCGACACCTGGGACCCCAAGTCCGGCAAGAACCTACTCTGGCAGAACCCGGAGTTGCGGACGCGCAGCACTCCGATCGTGATGCATGGCAAGCTCTACACTTTGGCCAGCAGCGATCCAGGCACGCACGGCGAAGGCGAAAAGGTCATCTGCGCTGACGCCGTCACGGGTAAAGTTCTGTGGGAAAACAAATTCAACGTCTACCTGTCCGACGTGCCTGACACGCGCGTCGCCTGGAGCTGTTGCGCCGGCGACCCCACCACCGGACGCGTCTACGCGATGGGCGTCTGCGGCTATATGCAATGCCTCGACGGGGACACGGGCAAGACGATCTGGTCCCGCTCGCTCAGCGAAGAATTCGGCCTGCTCAGCACCTACGGCGGTCGTACGAACGTGCCGGTCGTCTTCGACGACCTGGTCATCATCAGCGCCGTGACCACCGGCTGGGGCGAGCTGGCGCGTCCGATGCATCGCTTCATGGCGTTCAACAAAGCGACGGGCGAGCTGGTGTGGATCAACGGCACTCGTCCTCTGCCCGACGATACGACTTACAGCACGCCGTTCTTGACGGTGGTCGAGGGGCAGCCGCTGATGGTCTTCGGCTCGGGCGATGGTTCGGTGTGGGCCTTCCAGCCGCGTACCGGCAAACCGGTATGGTCGTTTCGATTCTCGCTGCGCGGCCTGAACGTCTCGCCGCTCGTCGAAAACAATATCGTCTACATGGGGCAAAGCGAAGAGAACCGCGAGGATAGCACGATGGGGGCCTTCGGCGCGTATAGTGCCGTCGGCACCGGCGATATCACGGCCTCGAACGAAAAGTGGCGCCGCAAGGAAATCATGGTGGGCCGGAGCTCGCCGCTATTACTAAACGGACGCATTTACGCTCTGGACGATTCGAATATCGTCTATGTCCTGGACGCCGCGACCGGCGCAGACGTCGGCAAGAAGCAGCGCCTGCTGGGCACCATCACCCGGGCCAGTCCGGTTTTCGCCGACGGCAAAATCTTCGCCTGTACGACCAGCGCCTGGCACGTTCTGCAGCCGACGGCAGACGGCGTGAAGATCGCGCAGCGTACACGTTTCCCGAACGTGGAAGAGATCTACGGTTCGGTAGCCGTTTCGCACGGCCGGATTTACCTGCCGACCACGACCGCGATGTATTGCATTGGCAACGCAGATGCGAAGCCCATGTCCGATCCTCCTCCTGCGCCGCCGGCCGAAGCGGTACTGACCGACACGACCCCCGCTCAATTGCAAGTTGTGCCGGCAGAGGCGCTGGTCAAACCGGGCGAGAAGGTCGTGTTCAAGACGCGACTGTTCAATGCCCTGGGGCAATTGATCAAAGAGAGTGACGCGACCTATTCGGTACAGGGGCCGGCCGAGATCGACCAAAAGGGAGAGCTCACGACGAAGCCGATCGACGGTCACGCCGCCGCGATTGTCACGGCCAAGGTGGGCGAATTGACGGGCACAGCCCGCGTGCGGATCGAACCGCCGCTACCGTGGAAGTTCGATTTCGAGGATGGCCAGGTGCCGGTCACGTGGGTCGGGGCGCGGGTGCGTCACGTGCCGCGTGATCTCGACGGCGAGCACGTGATGGCCAAGATCACGACGGTTCCCAAGGGCACGCGCAGTCAGGCCTGGATGGGCCCGACGAATCTGCACGACTACACGATTCAGGCCGACGTCCGCGGCAGCATTGCCTTTGTCAATGTGCCGGCCGCTGGCCTGGCCGCCAATCGCGATGGGGCCGACAAGGAAAAGGACGAGGCGGGCACCGCCGCCGCCAAGCCGGCAGATGGCAAGCCGGCCGAGGGCGAGAAAGACGGGAAGATGCCCGACATCGGCCTGATCGCGCAGCGCTACACGCTAGACCTGATGGGTGCCAGCCAGCAGGTGCAAATTCGTAGCTGGACGGCCGTGCTCGACCGCTTTTCGAAATCGGTTCCCTTCGAATGGAAGCCCGACGTCTGGTACACGATGAAGTTCCAGGCGAACGTCGTCGACGGCAAGGCCGTACTCAAGGGGAAGGTCTGGCCGCGTGGTGAAGGCGAGCCGACGGCCTGGACCATTGAGGCCGAGGACGACGCGCCGAACCTCGAAGGAAGCCCCGGCTTGTTCGGTAACGCCAGCAACGCCGAGCTGTTCTACGACAACATCACGGTCACGCCGTCGCCGGCAAAATAGGCATTTTCCGTGTTCGCACGACTTGAGAGTTGATCGAAAACTAGACTTTACAACCCGTCGCCAGATGCCGTTGGGCAAAACTTGGCAACGTGGTCATTCTTTGCGAGATAACACGATCATGAAATCCTTGCGTATCGGGGCATTGCTGGTTCTGGTCGGGGCTGTCGGTTTCGTGGCCCAAAAGGAGCTATCGGCCCAACAAGCCAAGAAAGCTCAGGCCAAGGCTCCCGCCGCGAAGGCGGTCCCGCAACCCGTGACAAAGACCGCGGCCAAGCCGGCTGACAAAGCGGACGCGAAGCCCGCCGATAAAGCCAAGTCGAACGAGCCCGAAGTCAGCAATCGCTGGTGGAATCAATGGGCCGGCTCCTCGACGCGCAACAACACTCCGGTCGGCAAGAACATTCCCGCGGAGTTTGATCCGGGTCAGTTCGATGCCAAGACCGGCGAGTGGAAAAAGGAAACCAGCAAGAACATCAAGTGGGTCGCCAAACTCGGCTCGCAGAGCTACGGCAACCCGGTCGTGGCCGACGGCAAGATCTGGGTCGGCACCAATAACGGCGCCGGCTGGTTAAAGCGTTATCCGGCAGAGACCGACCTGGGCTGCCTGCTGTGCTTCAACGAAGCGGATGGCAAATTCCTCTGGCAGCACTCCAGCGAGAAGCTCCCCACGGGGCGTGTCCACGACTGGCCGCTGCAAGGGATCTGCTGTGCGCCGTATGTCGAAGGCAAGCGATTGTGGTTCGTGACTAGCCGCGGCGAAGTGCTCTGCCTGGACACCGAAGGCTTCCTGGACGGCAAGAACAACGGTCCGTTCACTTCGGAAACGAACACCGAGAAGGACGAGGCCGACGTCATCTGGTCGTTGAACATGATGACGCAGCTCGGCGTGTCGCAACACAACATGTGCAGTTGCTCAATCACGGCCACGGGGGACATCCTGTGGGTTTGCACCTCGAACGGTGTCGACGAATCGCACGTCAACCTACCCGCGCCGCAAGCGCCCAGTTTCCTGGCCGTCGACAAGAACACGGGCAAGGTGCTGTGGGCCGACAGCTCGCCCGGCATGAACATCCTGCATGGCCAATGGTCGAGCCCGACGTATGCCGTGCTGGGGGGCGTGCCGCAGGTGATGTTCGCCGGCGGTGACGGCTACCTGTACAGCTTTCTGGGCGAGGCCACGCCCGGCGGCAAGGCCGAGATGTTATGGAAGTTCGACGCCAACCCGAAGGAATCGAAATACATCCTCGGCGGACGCGGCACACGCAACGAAATCATCGCCACACCGGTCGTTTACAAGGACAAGGTCTACCTGGCTGTAGGGCAAGACCCCGAACATGGCGAAGGCCCTGGGCATCTGTGGTGCATCGATCCGACCAAGCGTGGCGACGTGAGCTCGGAATTGGCCTTCAACGTGAAGGACCTGAGCAAGCCGATCCCGCACAAGCGGTTGCAGGCCGTCGACGCAACCCAGGGCGAGGTCGCCCGACCGAATCCGAACTCGGCCGTAGTCTGGCACTATGCCGATTTCGATCAGAACGGCAACGGTAAAGCCGAATTCGAAGAGACGATGCACCGCACCTGCGGCAGTGTCGTGATTAAGGACGACCTGCTATACCTCTCCGATTTCAGCGGCCTGTTCCATTGCTTGAACGCCATTACCGGCAAGCCGTATTGGACGCACGACTTGTTTGCTGCGACCTGGGGCTCGGCCCTGATCGTGGATGGCAAGGTGTTCATCGGCGATGAAGAAGGCAAGGTCACGGTGTTCAAGCTGGGAGAGGAAAAAGATATCCTGGCCGAAAACAACATGGGCAATTCGGTGTACAGCACGCCGGTCGTGGCGAATGACATCCTGTACATCGCCAATAAGACACACCTCTTCGCAATCGAAAACTTGGAAGGCAAAGATAAGTAGACGCCCCGTGGGGAGTCTTTTCGGAAGAGCGATCCGCAGATGGACGCAGATTTGAAGAAGTAGTTGGCGTTCCTTCGTATTCGTCTGCGAAATCTTTGCAATCTGCGGACGATCTGATCTTCTTAGCTGCGAGTGCAACAATGCCCAAGCGCGTTCTTGATGTTGGCCAGTGTGTGCCGGATCATTTCGCGATCCGCAGGTTGCTGGAATCGCGATTTGGCGCCGTGGTCGTACAGGCGCACGGACTCGCTGATGCGCTAACGCAGATGCGGAAAGAGCCGATCGACCTGGTGCTTATCAATCGCAAGCTCGATGCTGATTACTCGGACGGCATGGAAATCTTGACCACGCTGAAGGGCGACGCCGCTCTCTCCGCGGTGCCGGTGATGCTGGTCAGCAATTACGCCGACGCGCAGGCCACGGCCATCGCGGCCGGCGCAATCCAAGGTTTCGGCAAGGCAGAACTCGGCAGTACGGCGACCGCGGAAAAGCTGCAAGCTGTACTCGGCTAACCGCCGAAATGACCGCCTGCTTTACGCCTTTTTGAACATCCCGCCGATGATCGAACCGATCCCGGCGGCGACTACCCCTGCAACGAGCGCTATGCCGACCAATTTCATGGTGCTCCCCACGCCCCAATTCTTAGCGATCCGGGGAAAGAAGGTGCCGAACATGACCAGCCCCATGAAGGCCCACATGAAGCCGAATCCGGCGCCGATCTGCCTGCGCTTCTTCATCGTTGCCTTGTCGGCGGTGGGAGCCGCTTCGCCATTATCAGCCGCGGCAGCGTTGGTCGCCTTGGTCGCCTTGGTCGCGGGCGTTTCCACGCTGGCCAGCGACGCGCCGGTCGCGACGCCGGCATGCATCTGTGCGGCCGCGGCCTCCTTCGGGTAATACTTGGCCACCGCGGCATGGACCTCGGCCGGGGTGCAAATGATCGTCCGCACCGGCATGCCGATTCGCAACCGCAGTTCTTCTTCGATTTCCGGAACCAGCGGGTTGGGCGACGCCATCAGCAATTCGCCATGATCGGCTAGCACCGGCACGCACGAATGCTGCCGCGCCAGCACGGCCGGCACCTTCGGCGCCAATTCTTCGCTAACTCCGACATCGCCCAAGTCGATATAAGGCAAGCCCAGCGATTCGGCGTAGGCCATCATCACGACGTCGGCCGGGACCTTCTGCTGGATCACGGCGTCGCGGATTTCGAGGTTGATCGCCTTGGCCAGGTTGCGGGCCTTCTCGAGCGCCGCCGCGTCGATGATCTTTCGCCCGACCAGAATCTCTTCCAACGTGTGCTTGCGGCGTTTGCTGGTCTCGGCCCGGCCCAGCGAAGCGTCGTATTCACCTTTACGGCGCGTGTCCGTCAGGCAGAGCATGGCCTTGGCCAACTCGTTCAAAAGCTCTTGAGATTGCTGCGCGAAGTCGCCACTGGCGAACTTGCGCACGTGCGAATTCATCTTGCGATAGTGCAAGCGAATCTTGGCCGGATCATCCTCGAACTTGCCCAGCCGCAGGAGCTGATAATGCGTCAGAGGGCGGGTCGTCTCGGTGATGCCCAGCCAATCGCGATAAACTTCTAACTGCTTCGCCATGAAACGCGTGTGGATTCAAGATGACTGAAAATCGTGTTTGTTCTGGCTCGCACATCTGCTCGGCCGATGGCCCCCGCCCTGGGCAATCATCGTGGCCATTCCCGTCGAACGTCTAGGCCGGATCGAGTCTATTCCACGACATAATCCTTCGCCAGACTCTGATAAGCGTCGACCTGGGTGTCGTCCAAGCCGCTTTTGCGCTGGATATCGATCGTCGCTTCCTGGCCGCCGGTCACGTCGCGGGCCCGCACGCGCACGCGCCCCGAGCTGTCGAACGCGTAAGTCACTTCGATCGGCGCTCCCTTGGGCAGATTCGCCGGCAGGTCCTTGATGCTGCAATTGCCGATCAGCAGGCAAGCATCCGGGTCGGGCGCGTCCCCTTCGATGACCTTCACCGTCACGCGTTGCTGCGCAGGAGCGTTGGTGTGAAAGGTTTGCTTCGCCTCGGCGGGCAAGCGCGTGTTGCGGCGGATCATCAGGTGGTTGATCATCTTGCCGGTGCGCGGATGCTTGACCGCCACGCCCAGCCCGTGCGAGTTCACGTCCTCTTGCTTGATCTGCTTCAAGTATTTGCGCACTTTGTCGGCCAAGTCGCTTTTATCGCCGCGATACTTGGCTTCGAGAATCGCGGCATGAATCGCGGCTCCCTGGGCTACCGACGTATGGGGCGAAATCCCCTGGTACGGCTTGATGCCGGTCGCCTGCTCGAGAATCTGCGGCACCTTCGGCATCAGCGTTGAACCGCCCACCAGCACGATCGCATCAAGTTGCCCGGCTTCAACCTTGGCCTGCTCCATGACTTGCTCGGTCGTATCGACCGTGCGCTGCAGCAGGTCGGCCGTCATATCCTCGAATTGTTCGCGCGTGATCGGGATGGACAGGCTCTTGCCGCCGTGCCGGCAGATGATCGAAGTCTTATCTCCCTCGGTCAGCGCGATCTTGGCCTGGTCGCAATCGTGGCGCAACATCTGCATTGTGTTGGGCGAGCTATGCACGTCCAGGTTGTGTCGCGATTGAAACTCCTTAGCGACATGTTCCAAGATGCGATCGTTCCAGTCGACGCCCCCCAACTGCACGTCGCCGTCGGTGGCCAGAACCTGGAAATGTGTGGGTGTATAACGTACGACCGTCACGTCGAACGTTCCGCCACCCAGGTCATAGACGAGAGCCTGATGCGGCTTATCGAAGGCTGCTTTCGCGGCTCCCAGTTCGTTGCGGTGCCAGGCATAGGTCAGCGTGGCGGCTGTGGGCTCGTTAATGATGTCAACCACATTCAGCCCGGCAATCTTCCCGGCGTCTTGCGTGGCCTTGCGGCGCGAGTCATTGAAATAGGCCGGCACCGTGATCACGGCATTGCCGATCTTGCCGATCTGCTTCTCGGCGTCCTGCCGTAGCTTCTTGAGGATCAACGCCGACAGGAACTCGGGCGTGATCTCGTGGCCGTCGAACGTGCGCTTGTACTCGACACTGCCCATGTGCCGCTTCACGCGTTCCACGACGTGCTCGGGATCCTCCATCGCGGCCCGCATGCGACTGGGGCCGACGACCACGTGACCGGAATCGGCTAAGAGGATCAGGCTGGGCGTTTCGACTTCCTCATCTTCGTTGGGCAGCGCGACCGGGTTCCCCTCCTCGTTCAGGTGGGCAATCGCCGAAAAGGTGGTGCCGAGATCAATGCCGACAGTCAGACCGGGTTGAAACTCCATGGGCGACGAACTTCCGCGTGAGTCGGGGAGGGACAGGATCCGAGCGAGTCGCAATAGGGGGCCAGCATGACCGGTCCTGGCAGCCGCGCCCGGTACGGCCTGGGGACCGGTCCCCGCGGCGACCGGAGATGCGATTGTGGGCTGCCCCGGGGGGAGAGTCAACGATGCCCTCCTAGTTGACTCTATGCGTGGCGCGGCGTCCGGGGAAGAGGCGCCTCGGTGCCTCATTAAAGGACTGTAAAGCCGTCGGATTTTTCTTGCGATTGCCTAGCGAGTTCGGGTAGCATTCGCGCATAGAGCTAGGCAGGCGCCCGGAACCGCCTGCCGCTGGCCGATTTCTACATTCACGGTTCCGTGAATTCTCGCGCCAAAGGAGAGGCTTCTATGTCACGCAAGTGGACGTCGTTAGTTGCTGCGCTCTTGGTGTCCCTGATTTCGACGAACGTCGTTTTTGGGCAGGTTGCAGAAGGAGTGGATCCGTTCGGATCCGAAACTCCGGATAACCCGTCCGTCCCGGCAAAGGAAAAGCCGCGCGGCGGTGGCGGTGGATTGCGCGGCATGCGCGGCGCGGCGGCGCGGGCTGCCGCCGACCAGCCAGTCCCCGGCGGCGGCGGTCTCGGAGAGCCGAACAAAACTCCCGAGGTCGATTTCGCAAGGATTCTGAAACAGCCCATCGATTTCGAGTTCGCCGATACGCCGCTGGCGGATGTCGCGGAATACTGCGGCAAGAAACTAGGGATCAACGTCCGGCTGGATCGTAAGGGGCTAACGGATGCTGCGGTCGATGAATCCGCGCCGGTCACGTTCTCGACGGTAAAACCGGTCTCGTTCGAATCGGCGTTGCGAATGATTCTCGACGAATTCGATCTGACTTTCGTCGTCGTGAATGAGGCGCTGACGATCACCAGCAAAGAGAAGGCCGACGAGATCATGGTGACGAAGGTTTACTTCGTCGGTGACTTGATGAGGACAGGTCCCCAGAAAAGTCCTCAATTTGGAGCACTGATGAATCTCATAACGTCAGTGATTCAGCCTGACTCGTGGGACGACAACGGCGGTCCAGGCTGCACTCACCCTTTCGGTCGCGATTTCGTCGTCGTCAGCCAGAAACAGGACGTCCACGACGAGGTGGTAACTCTCTTCGAAAAGCTACGCGAGCAATTGAAAACTCGCGGTACCTCCTTGAACGCCGGGAAGGACGAGATCTCGGCCAGGCTCTATTCCGTCGGCACGGCGTCGGGGATGCAGATGGCGGACGCCATTAAGGCGCTCGTCGCGCCGTCGACTTGGAAAGATCAGGGGGGCCAGGGCGAGATTCGCGTCGTCGAGCGCCGCGCGCCAACCCAAGGTCAGCAGCCCAACAGTGCCACGGCAGGAGACTCGCTGCTCATTCGCCAAACCGGCGAAGTGCATGATCAGATCACGGAGATATTGGCGGGTTCAAACCCCACGAACCTCATACCGATCAATGGCCCGATGGGCGGAACGGGCGGCGCCGTAAGTGGCGGGATGATGGGCGGTGGCGGTGGCATGGGCGGTGGAACGGGCGCTGGCATGGGTGGCGGAATGGGCGGAGGGATGATGGGTGGCGGGACGTTTGGCGGCGCCGCGGGGGGCGGCCGTCGTCGCGCCGCGCAGCCCGCAAACTTGCAACAGTCGCAAACACAAGGACGCCCGCCGCAGAATGAGCTTTCCCTCGTAATCCCACGCCGGCCCGGCGACGTCGACAACCACAATGTTCCCGCTGTTGGTGCAAACGGCGGCGAGGCCTATGCATCGATCGTCGAGAACGTCTTCGAATCGGTTTGGCAACAGCCTCTCTCGACCTTCTCGATCGACGTTGATACGGCTTCCTACGCCAATGTGCGGCGTTTTCTGAATCAGAACAGTCGGCCTCCGGCCGAGGCTGTGCGCATCGAAGAGATGGTGAATTACTTCCACTACGATTACGCTCCGCCGCAAGATAACGTCCCGTTTGCCGCGCACACGGCGGTCGCCGATTGCCCTTGGGCCCCCACGCACCGCCTGGTGCGCGTCGCCCTAAAGGGGCGCGAAATCGCGGTCGACCATCGTCCTGCCACGAATCTGGTGTTTTTGCTCGACGTCTCGGGCTCGATGAATGACCCGAACAAACTCCCCCTGGTCAAGGAGGGAATGCGCCTGTTGGTCGGCAAGCTCGACGAGAACGATCGCGTGGCGATCGTGGTCTATGCCGGCGCGTCAGGCCTGGTGCTCCCATCGACCCGGGGGAACGACAAGCAGACAATTCTGCAGGCCATCGACGCTCTGCAACCCGGCGGCTCGACCAATGGAGCCTCGGGCATTCAACTGGCCTACGAAACCGCGGTGGCAAACTTCGTTCGGGGCGGCGCGAATCGCGTAATTCTGGCGACCGACGGCGATTTCAATGTCGGCATTACCGATGCCGACCAACTCGTCGCGCTGATCAAGGAAAAGGCCGCCAGCGGCATCTTCCTCAGCGTGCTCGGCTTCGGCATGGGCAACCTGAAAGACGCCACGCTCGAGCAACTGGCCGACAAAGGGAACGGCAACTACGCGTATATCGACTCGCTGGCCGAAGCCCGCAAGGTCCTCGTCGAACAACTTTCCGGCACGCTGGTGACGATCGCCAAGGACGTCAAAATTCAGATCGAGTTCAATCCGGCGCGCGTGCAGTCGTACCGACTGATCGGCTACGAGAATCGCATCCTGGCCAAGGAAGATTTCAACGACGACAAGAAAGACGCCGGCGAGATCGGGGCAGGGCACACGGTGACCGCCCTCTACGAAGTCATTCCGGCGGGCGCACCGAGCGCGGTCGACAAGTTGGAGTATCAAAGCCCGCAACTGAATCCCGCCGCCGAGCAGTCGAACGATCTCTTGACGCTTAAGCTGCGCTACAAAGAGCCGGAGGGTGATGAGAGCAAGTTGCTGAAGTTCCGAGTTGCGGATCGCAGCCAACCGATTGCGGCCGCAGGAGACGATTTCGAATTCGCCGCGGCCGTGGCCGCCTTCGGCATGATCCTGCGCCAATCGGCGCACAAGGGGAGTGCCAACATCGACCTCGTTCTGCAACTCGCCGAGGCAGGCCAAGGGGCCGACCGCGACGGCTACCGCCTGGAATTCACGGACCTGGTGAGAAAGGCCAGGGCCATTTCGCCGTAGAGATCCTTGATCGCCAGTTCGTCACTTGTCCGAAAAGGAGCAGATTCATGTCAGCGACAGCACCACGTCGTGTTTACGGGATTGCCTTGGCGATTTTGTTACTCTGCGGCACGTCGCAGGTCACTGCCGACGAGCCGGAAAGCCCGAAGGCGATCGAGGCTGCAAAAGAAATCACG
This window encodes:
- a CDS encoding PQQ-binding-like beta-propeller repeat protein, encoding MRSSVFARLLTCVAALGLIATAATDAGAQATPKAKAKAAAAAAPAKAKPATPTAAVKNEPGKSAPALKKIDPLDWPNWRGPEQNGISRETGLPDTWDPKSGKNLLWQNPELRTRSTPIVMHGKLYTLASSDPGTHGEGEKVICADAVTGKVLWENKFNVYLSDVPDTRVAWSCCAGDPTTGRVYAMGVCGYMQCLDGDTGKTIWSRSLSEEFGLLSTYGGRTNVPVVFDDLVIISAVTTGWGELARPMHRFMAFNKATGELVWINGTRPLPDDTTYSTPFLTVVEGQPLMVFGSGDGSVWAFQPRTGKPVWSFRFSLRGLNVSPLVENNIVYMGQSEENREDSTMGAFGAYSAVGTGDITASNEKWRRKEIMVGRSSPLLLNGRIYALDDSNIVYVLDAATGADVGKKQRLLGTITRASPVFADGKIFACTTSAWHVLQPTADGVKIAQRTRFPNVEEIYGSVAVSHGRIYLPTTTAMYCIGNADAKPMSDPPPAPPAEAVLTDTTPAQLQVVPAEALVKPGEKVVFKTRLFNALGQLIKESDATYSVQGPAEIDQKGELTTKPIDGHAAAIVTAKVGELTGTARVRIEPPLPWKFDFEDGQVPVTWVGARVRHVPRDLDGEHVMAKITTVPKGTRSQAWMGPTNLHDYTIQADVRGSIAFVNVPAAGLAANRDGADKEKDEAGTAAAKPADGKPAEGEKDGKMPDIGLIAQRYTLDLMGASQQVQIRSWTAVLDRFSKSVPFEWKPDVWYTMKFQANVVDGKAVLKGKVWPRGEGEPTAWTIEAEDDAPNLEGSPGLFGNASNAELFYDNITVTPSPAK
- a CDS encoding PQQ-binding-like beta-propeller repeat protein, which translates into the protein MKSLRIGALLVLVGAVGFVAQKELSAQQAKKAQAKAPAAKAVPQPVTKTAAKPADKADAKPADKAKSNEPEVSNRWWNQWAGSSTRNNTPVGKNIPAEFDPGQFDAKTGEWKKETSKNIKWVAKLGSQSYGNPVVADGKIWVGTNNGAGWLKRYPAETDLGCLLCFNEADGKFLWQHSSEKLPTGRVHDWPLQGICCAPYVEGKRLWFVTSRGEVLCLDTEGFLDGKNNGPFTSETNTEKDEADVIWSLNMMTQLGVSQHNMCSCSITATGDILWVCTSNGVDESHVNLPAPQAPSFLAVDKNTGKVLWADSSPGMNILHGQWSSPTYAVLGGVPQVMFAGGDGYLYSFLGEATPGGKAEMLWKFDANPKESKYILGGRGTRNEIIATPVVYKDKVYLAVGQDPEHGEGPGHLWCIDPTKRGDVSSELAFNVKDLSKPIPHKRLQAVDATQGEVARPNPNSAVVWHYADFDQNGNGKAEFEETMHRTCGSVVIKDDLLYLSDFSGLFHCLNAITGKPYWTHDLFAATWGSALIVDGKVFIGDEEGKVTVFKLGEEKDILAENNMGNSVYSTPVVANDILYIANKTHLFAIENLEGKDK
- a CDS encoding response regulator, with the protein product MPKRVLDVGQCVPDHFAIRRLLESRFGAVVVQAHGLADALTQMRKEPIDLVLINRKLDADYSDGMEILTTLKGDAALSAVPVMLVSNYADAQATAIAAGAIQGFGKAELGSTATAEKLQAVLG
- a CDS encoding Hsp70 family protein — translated: MEFQPGLTVGIDLGTTFSAIAHLNEEGNPVALPNEDEEVETPSLILLADSGHVVVGPSRMRAAMEDPEHVVERVKRHMGSVEYKRTFDGHEITPEFLSALILKKLRQDAEKQIGKIGNAVITVPAYFNDSRRKATQDAGKIAGLNVVDIINEPTAATLTYAWHRNELGAAKAAFDKPHQALVYDLGGGTFDVTVVRYTPTHFQVLATDGDVQLGGVDWNDRILEHVAKEFQSRHNLDVHSSPNTMQMLRHDCDQAKIALTEGDKTSIICRHGGKSLSIPITREQFEDMTADLLQRTVDTTEQVMEQAKVEAGQLDAIVLVGGSTLMPKVPQILEQATGIKPYQGISPHTSVAQGAAIHAAILEAKYRGDKSDLADKVRKYLKQIKQEDVNSHGLGVAVKHPRTGKMINHLMIRRNTRLPAEAKQTFHTNAPAQQRVTVKVIEGDAPDPDACLLIGNCSIKDLPANLPKGAPIEVTYAFDSSGRVRVRARDVTGGQEATIDIQRKSGLDDTQVDAYQSLAKDYVVE
- a CDS encoding VWA domain-containing protein → MSRKWTSLVAALLVSLISTNVVFGQVAEGVDPFGSETPDNPSVPAKEKPRGGGGGLRGMRGAAARAAADQPVPGGGGLGEPNKTPEVDFARILKQPIDFEFADTPLADVAEYCGKKLGINVRLDRKGLTDAAVDESAPVTFSTVKPVSFESALRMILDEFDLTFVVVNEALTITSKEKADEIMVTKVYFVGDLMRTGPQKSPQFGALMNLITSVIQPDSWDDNGGPGCTHPFGRDFVVVSQKQDVHDEVVTLFEKLREQLKTRGTSLNAGKDEISARLYSVGTASGMQMADAIKALVAPSTWKDQGGQGEIRVVERRAPTQGQQPNSATAGDSLLIRQTGEVHDQITEILAGSNPTNLIPINGPMGGTGGAVSGGMMGGGGGMGGGTGAGMGGGMGGGMMGGGTFGGAAGGGRRRAAQPANLQQSQTQGRPPQNELSLVIPRRPGDVDNHNVPAVGANGGEAYASIVENVFESVWQQPLSTFSIDVDTASYANVRRFLNQNSRPPAEAVRIEEMVNYFHYDYAPPQDNVPFAAHTAVADCPWAPTHRLVRVALKGREIAVDHRPATNLVFLLDVSGSMNDPNKLPLVKEGMRLLVGKLDENDRVAIVVYAGASGLVLPSTRGNDKQTILQAIDALQPGGSTNGASGIQLAYETAVANFVRGGANRVILATDGDFNVGITDADQLVALIKEKAASGIFLSVLGFGMGNLKDATLEQLADKGNGNYAYIDSLAEARKVLVEQLSGTLVTIAKDVKIQIEFNPARVQSYRLIGYENRILAKEDFNDDKKDAGEIGAGHTVTALYEVIPAGAPSAVDKLEYQSPQLNPAAEQSNDLLTLKLRYKEPEGDESKLLKFRVADRSQPIAAAGDDFEFAAAVAAFGMILRQSAHKGSANIDLVLQLAEAGQGADRDGYRLEFTDLVRKARAISP